The following are from one region of the Mesorhizobium sp. B2-8-5 genome:
- a CDS encoding DUF2007 domain-containing protein, translating into MIELVRTNDAVVISFVESLMRDAGIACFVADQNMSVLDGSLGILPRRVMVDAEKVDAARRILKDAGIENEIRKK; encoded by the coding sequence ATGATCGAGCTTGTCCGCACCAACGATGCCGTCGTGATCTCCTTTGTCGAATCGCTGATGCGCGACGCCGGCATCGCCTGTTTCGTCGCCGACCAGAATATGAGCGTGCTCGACGGCTCGCTCGGCATCCTGCCGCGGCGGGTGATGGTCGATGCCGAGAAGGTCGATGCGGCGCGCCGCATCCTCAAGGATGCCGGCATCGAGAACGAGATCCGCAAAAAATAA
- a CDS encoding tRNA1(Val) (adenine(37)-N6)-methyltransferase → MAANTAPVPDTPAHTVDAFHRGRFWLVQPSRGGHRAGMDAMMLAAAVPSGFSGRLADFGAGAGAAALAVLSRCPAAQAVLVERSAEMAGFAAATLSHPGNAHLGDRASVLAADVTLAGRARAEAGLADNQFDFVIMNPPFNAAEDRATPNALRREAHVVEDGLFERWIRSAAAVARPRGGLAVIARPEQLVAILDAIEGRFGDAEMLCVHPRPDAAAIRIVVRAVLGARGKLSIRPPLTLHGPSGNAPAERTEMINNGLASLFGD, encoded by the coding sequence ATGGCAGCCAACACCGCCCCCGTCCCGGATACGCCGGCGCACACGGTCGATGCCTTCCACCGCGGGCGCTTCTGGCTGGTGCAGCCAAGCCGGGGCGGTCATCGCGCCGGCATGGACGCCATGATGCTGGCGGCGGCCGTGCCGTCCGGCTTTTCCGGCCGGCTCGCCGATTTCGGCGCGGGCGCCGGCGCGGCGGCCCTTGCCGTGCTGTCGCGCTGCCCGGCGGCGCAGGCAGTGCTTGTCGAACGCTCGGCCGAAATGGCCGGGTTCGCCGCCGCCACGCTTTCGCATCCCGGCAATGCGCATCTCGGCGACCGCGCTTCGGTGCTGGCGGCCGACGTCACGCTGGCCGGCCGGGCGCGTGCTGAAGCCGGCCTTGCCGACAACCAGTTCGATTTCGTTATCATGAACCCGCCGTTCAACGCCGCCGAGGATCGCGCCACCCCCAACGCGCTGCGCAGGGAGGCGCATGTTGTGGAGGACGGGCTGTTCGAGCGCTGGATCAGGAGCGCCGCCGCCGTCGCCAGGCCGCGCGGCGGCCTGGCCGTCATCGCCCGGCCCGAGCAATTGGTCGCCATCCTCGATGCGATCGAGGGGCGCTTCGGCGACGCCGAGATGCTGTGCGTGCATCCGCGGCCGGACGCGGCGGCGATTCGCATCGTCGTCAGGGCGGTGCTCGGCGCGCGTGGAAAACTGTCGATCCGCCCGCCGCTCACCTTGCACGGACCATCGGGCAACGCGCCGGCGGAGCGGACGGAAATGATCAATAACGGCCTGGCATCGCTGTTCGGCGATTGA
- a CDS encoding S49 family peptidase: MKRLFNRLLPKSWRSTAVTIPVIRLQGAIMAGGGQFRPSLSLASTAGVIEKAFSFDAPAVAISINSPGGSPVQSRLIFKRIRDLAVEKDKKVLVFVEDVAASGGYMIAIAGDEIFADPSSIVGSIGVVSASFGFPELMKKIGVERRVHTAGQNKAVLDPFKPEKKEDVERLKALQLDVHETFIDLVKERRGSKLKDDPDLFTGLFWTAKRGLELGLVDALGDMRGVLRTRFGDKTQLKLITAPRGLFGRFGLFGSRVSAPDIAAAAASGVLDAAEERALWARFGL; encoded by the coding sequence GTGAAACGCCTCTTCAACCGCCTGCTGCCGAAATCCTGGCGCTCGACAGCCGTCACCATTCCGGTCATCCGGCTGCAAGGCGCCATCATGGCGGGCGGCGGCCAATTCCGGCCGAGCCTGTCCCTCGCCTCGACGGCCGGCGTCATCGAAAAGGCATTCAGCTTCGATGCGCCGGCGGTTGCCATCTCGATCAATTCGCCGGGCGGCTCACCGGTGCAGTCGCGGCTGATCTTCAAGCGCATCCGCGACCTGGCGGTGGAAAAGGACAAGAAGGTGCTGGTCTTCGTCGAGGACGTGGCGGCTTCCGGCGGCTACATGATCGCGATTGCCGGCGACGAGATCTTCGCCGACCCGTCGTCGATCGTCGGCTCGATCGGCGTGGTCTCGGCCTCGTTCGGTTTCCCCGAGTTGATGAAGAAGATCGGCGTCGAGCGGCGTGTCCACACCGCCGGGCAGAACAAGGCCGTGCTCGATCCGTTCAAACCGGAAAAGAAGGAAGACGTCGAGCGGCTGAAGGCACTGCAGCTCGACGTGCACGAGACCTTCATCGACCTCGTCAAGGAGCGGCGCGGCAGCAAGCTGAAGGACGACCCGGACCTGTTCACCGGCCTGTTCTGGACCGCCAAGCGAGGCCTCGAGCTCGGCCTTGTCGATGCGCTGGGCGATATGCGCGGTGTGCTCAGGACGCGTTTCGGCGACAAGACGCAGCTCAAGCTGATCACCGCGCCGCGCGGGCTTTTCGGCCGATTTGGCCTGTTTGGCTCGCGTGTTTCGGCGCCGGATATCGCGGCGGCCGCCGCCAGCGGCGTCCTCGATGCGGCGGAAGAGCGCGCGCTATGGGCGCGCTTCGGGCTTTGA
- a CDS encoding membrane protein, translated as MPQIIFFAVVGAAAYFGYRAFVREAERVTAKIRRTEKQAANGTMGTLVKDPKTGEYRLAKD; from the coding sequence ATGCCGCAGATCATTTTCTTCGCCGTTGTCGGCGCCGCCGCTTACTTTGGTTACCGCGCTTTCGTGCGCGAGGCCGAGCGCGTGACGGCAAAAATCCGGCGGACCGAGAAACAGGCGGCGAACGGCACGATGGGCACACTGGTCAAGGATCCCAAGACCGGCGAATACCGTCTCGCCAAGGACTGA
- a CDS encoding 4-(cytidine 5'-diphospho)-2-C-methyl-D-erythritol kinase has protein sequence MLEPGAEVRTWLAPAKINLALHVTGRRADGYHLIDSLAVFTRFGDRLEIEPAEHDEFSVSGRYAAGLPLDGDNLVVRARDALRREAGMQQGSPVAIRLEKNLPIASGVGGGSSDAAAALNGLARLWKLDIDDISLARIGLSLGADLPMCLTSKPLVARGIGDDLSPLLAFPALGLVLVNPGVAVLTPDVFKALSSRDNEALPPLPKRLDFHAVRNWLETTRNDLEPAARSIQPAIGEALKALKRADAAFVRMSGSGATCFGLFETGNVAKRAAIEIRARHPDWFVAATRSMEVTDGEA, from the coding sequence ATTCTCGAGCCCGGCGCAGAGGTCCGGACATGGCTTGCGCCGGCCAAGATCAACCTGGCGCTGCATGTCACCGGACGGCGCGCCGACGGCTACCATCTCATCGACAGCCTTGCCGTCTTCACCCGCTTCGGCGACCGGCTCGAGATCGAGCCGGCGGAGCACGACGAGTTCTCGGTATCCGGCCGTTATGCCGCCGGCCTGCCGCTCGACGGCGACAATCTGGTGGTCAGAGCGCGCGATGCCTTGCGCCGGGAAGCGGGCATGCAACAGGGATCACCCGTCGCCATCCGACTGGAGAAGAACCTGCCGATCGCTTCCGGCGTCGGCGGCGGCTCGAGCGACGCGGCGGCGGCGCTCAACGGCCTTGCGCGGCTCTGGAAGCTCGATATCGACGACATTTCGCTGGCGCGGATCGGGCTTTCGCTCGGCGCCGACCTGCCGATGTGCCTGACGTCAAAACCGCTGGTCGCGCGCGGCATCGGCGACGACCTGTCGCCGCTGCTTGCATTTCCGGCGCTTGGCCTGGTCCTGGTCAATCCGGGCGTCGCCGTCTTGACGCCGGACGTGTTCAAGGCGCTGTCCAGCCGCGACAACGAGGCGCTGCCGCCGCTGCCGAAGCGCCTCGACTTCCACGCCGTCCGCAACTGGCTCGAGACGACGCGCAACGACCTCGAACCTGCCGCCCGCTCGATCCAGCCGGCGATCGGCGAGGCGCTCAAGGCGCTCAAGCGCGCCGACGCAGCTTTCGTGCGCATGTCCGGCTCGGGCGCCACGTGTTTCGGCCTGTTCGAGACCGGCAATGTCGCCAAGCGCGCGGCGATCGAGATCCGCGCGCGCCATCCCGATTGGTTCGTCGCCGCGACGCGCAGCATGGAGGTGACCGATGGCGAAGCTTGA
- the moaB gene encoding molybdenum cofactor biosynthesis protein B: MAKLDESRPFIPVRIAVLTVSDTRSLADDKSGQTLADRITEAGHTLAARDIVTDDREKIRDKVLGWSKDENIDVVITTGGTGFTGRDVTPEALEPIFEKRMDGFSEVFHRISYDKIGTSTIQSRATGGVVNATFVFVLPGSPGACKDAWDGIIKAQLDYRHMPCNFVEIMPRLDEHLRRGGKTGA; encoded by the coding sequence ATGGCGAAGCTTGACGAGAGCCGGCCCTTCATCCCGGTGCGCATCGCCGTGCTGACCGTGTCCGATACGCGTAGCCTTGCCGACGACAAGTCCGGCCAGACGCTGGCCGACCGCATCACGGAAGCCGGCCATACGCTTGCCGCCCGCGACATCGTCACCGACGACCGCGAAAAGATCCGCGACAAGGTTCTCGGCTGGTCGAAGGACGAAAACATCGATGTCGTCATCACCACCGGCGGCACCGGCTTCACCGGCCGCGACGTGACGCCGGAAGCGCTGGAGCCGATTTTCGAAAAGCGCATGGACGGCTTTTCGGAAGTCTTCCACCGCATCTCCTATGACAAGATCGGCACTTCGACGATCCAGAGCCGGGCGACAGGCGGCGTCGTCAACGCCACCTTCGTCTTCGTGCTGCCGGGCTCGCCCGGCGCCTGCAAGGACGCCTGGGACGGCATCATCAAGGCGCAGCTCGACTACCGGCACATGCCCTGCAACTTCGTCGAGATCATGCCGCGGCTGGACGAGCATCTCAGGCGCGGCGGCAAGACTGGTGCATAA
- a CDS encoding GFA family protein yields MTVHSGGCHCGNIRLSFSTALDPAGLEIRACQCSFCTRHGSRAAADPNGRLSISVEDRARLQVYRFGLRTADYLVCRECGVYVAAIAGDGDDATAVVIVNALDDHELFSRQPVAVRFDAETREQRVARRRRAWMPVEIRGT; encoded by the coding sequence ATGACCGTTCACAGCGGCGGATGCCATTGCGGCAACATCCGCCTGAGCTTCTCCACCGCGCTCGATCCGGCCGGACTGGAAATTCGCGCCTGCCAGTGCTCGTTCTGCACCCGGCATGGCTCGCGCGCGGCCGCCGATCCGAACGGACGCCTGAGCATCTCAGTCGAAGACAGGGCACGGCTGCAGGTCTACCGCTTCGGCCTGCGCACCGCCGACTATCTCGTCTGCCGCGAGTGCGGCGTCTATGTCGCGGCAATCGCCGGAGACGGTGACGACGCCACGGCGGTCGTCATTGTCAACGCGCTTGACGATCACGAGTTGTTCTCCCGCCAGCCGGTCGCCGTTCGGTTCGATGCCGAAACGCGCGAGCAACGTGTCGCCAGGCGCCGCAGGGCCTGGATGCCCGTCGAAATCAGAGGGACCTGA
- a CDS encoding glycosyltransferase yields MLSVLIETRNDEEGLARTLASLVGGAVEGVVRDVIVCDQGSTDQTHRVAEHAGCHYVAGGIGAGIGQAKGDWLLFLEPGARLADGWIDEVVAHAAKQTMPARFSRARAGRAPFLARVFSGNRALAEGLVISKRQASALAKSARGAEALARGLAARRLNAEIWVAPPK; encoded by the coding sequence ATGCTCAGCGTTCTCATCGAAACCCGCAACGACGAAGAGGGTCTTGCCCGTACGCTCGCCTCACTGGTCGGCGGCGCGGTCGAGGGCGTGGTGCGCGACGTGATCGTCTGCGATCAGGGCTCGACCGACCAGACGCATCGGGTGGCCGAACATGCCGGCTGCCATTATGTGGCCGGCGGCATCGGCGCCGGCATCGGCCAGGCCAAGGGCGATTGGCTGCTTTTTCTGGAACCCGGCGCGCGGCTTGCCGACGGATGGATCGACGAGGTGGTGGCGCACGCGGCGAAGCAAACCATGCCGGCGCGGTTTTCACGCGCCCGGGCCGGCCGAGCGCCTTTCCTGGCCCGCGTCTTTTCGGGCAACCGCGCGCTGGCCGAGGGTCTTGTCATCAGCAAGCGTCAGGCCTCGGCCTTGGCAAAGAGCGCGCGAGGCGCCGAGGCCCTGGCGCGCGGCCTTGCCGCCAGAAGGCTGAACGCCGAAATCTGGGTGGCTCCGCCGAAGTGA
- a CDS encoding PA0069 family radical SAM protein — MEQIVRADIAAFGAGRAEMANAMIEQSGMRVRPDRNRGRSAGINPSGRFEPVSRHVFDDGWNSLEELPPFKTEVQVEKPRTIITRNESPDISFDRSINPYRGCEHGCVYCFARPTHAFMGLSPGLDFESKLFAKPDAARMLDRELSKPGYQPRTIAIGTNTDPYQPIEKQYRIMREILEVLEARGHPVGIVTKSALVTRDIDILSRMAERGLAKVALSVTTLDRMLARTMEPRASTPTKRLEAIRQLSDARIPASVMVAPIVPGLNDPEMERILDSARAAGAREAGYVILRLPLEVAPIFKDWLLRHYPDRYRHVMSLIRSMRDGKDYDSEWGKRMKGAGPYAWQIGRRFEIAAKRLGLNVERRQLRTDQFVAGSGAGEQLMLL, encoded by the coding sequence ATGGAACAGATCGTCCGCGCCGACATTGCTGCTTTCGGAGCAGGCAGGGCCGAGATGGCAAACGCGATGATCGAACAGAGCGGCATGCGCGTGCGGCCCGACCGCAATCGCGGCCGCTCGGCCGGCATCAACCCGTCCGGCCGGTTCGAGCCGGTCAGCCGCCATGTGTTCGACGACGGCTGGAACTCGCTGGAGGAACTGCCGCCGTTCAAGACGGAAGTGCAGGTCGAGAAGCCGCGCACGATCATCACCCGCAACGAGTCGCCGGACATCTCCTTCGACCGTTCGATCAATCCCTATCGCGGCTGCGAGCATGGCTGCGTCTACTGCTTCGCCAGGCCGACGCATGCCTTCATGGGCCTGTCGCCGGGGCTCGATTTCGAATCGAAGCTTTTCGCCAAGCCGGATGCCGCGCGCATGCTGGACAGGGAATTGTCCAAGCCCGGCTACCAGCCGCGCACGATCGCCATCGGCACCAACACCGATCCCTACCAGCCGATCGAGAAGCAATACCGCATCATGCGCGAGATCCTGGAAGTGCTGGAGGCGCGCGGCCATCCGGTCGGCATCGTCACCAAGTCGGCGCTGGTGACGCGCGACATCGACATTCTGTCGCGCATGGCCGAGCGCGGCCTTGCCAAGGTGGCGCTGTCGGTGACGACGCTTGACCGCATGCTAGCGAGAACCATGGAACCCCGCGCGTCGACGCCGACGAAACGGCTGGAGGCGATCAGGCAGCTTTCTGATGCCCGCATTCCGGCATCGGTGATGGTGGCGCCGATCGTTCCGGGCCTCAACGATCCGGAGATGGAACGCATCCTCGATTCGGCCAGAGCCGCCGGTGCAAGGGAGGCGGGATACGTCATCCTGCGCCTGCCGCTCGAAGTGGCGCCGATCTTCAAGGATTGGCTGCTGCGCCACTATCCCGACCGCTACCGGCATGTGATGTCGCTGATCCGCTCGATGCGCGACGGCAAGGATTACGATTCCGAATGGGGCAAGCGCATGAAGGGCGCCGGTCCCTATGCCTGGCAGATCGGCCGGCGTTTCGAGATCGCCGCCAAGCGGCTCGGCCTCAATGTCGAGCGGCGGCAGCTTCGCACCGACCAATTCGTCGCAGGTTCGGGCGCCGGCGAACAGCTGATGCTGCTTTAA
- a CDS encoding ribonuclease HII, with amino-acid sequence MARARSDSPLLFEMVEKPDFSIETKAMADGLWPVAGMDEAGRGPLAGPVVAAAVVLNPANIPEGLDDSKRLTHLQREALFLKILGSALSVSMASISAEGIDNSNILKASLEAMRRAAAGLSLQPKLALADGRDIPPGLACEGRALIKGDQRSQSIAAASIVAKVMRDRMMCGCGGHHEHYGFEVHMGYATVRHRTAIEMHGPVARLHRASFAPFRLGGAEVVEEESLAGLE; translated from the coding sequence ATGGCTCGCGCGCGTTCCGATTCTCCGCTTCTCTTTGAAATGGTCGAGAAGCCCGACTTCTCGATCGAGACGAAGGCGATGGCCGACGGGCTGTGGCCAGTCGCCGGCATGGACGAGGCAGGGCGCGGTCCGCTGGCCGGACCGGTGGTGGCCGCCGCGGTGGTGCTCAACCCCGCCAATATCCCGGAAGGCCTCGACGATTCCAAACGCCTCACCCATTTGCAGCGCGAGGCGCTGTTCCTGAAGATTCTGGGGTCGGCGCTCAGCGTCTCGATGGCCTCGATCAGCGCCGAAGGCATCGACAACAGCAACATCCTGAAAGCCAGCCTCGAAGCGATGCGCCGCGCCGCCGCCGGCCTGTCGTTGCAGCCGAAGCTCGCTTTGGCCGACGGCCGCGACATTCCGCCGGGTCTCGCCTGCGAAGGCCGGGCGCTCATCAAGGGCGACCAGCGCTCGCAATCGATCGCCGCAGCCTCGATCGTCGCCAAGGTGATGCGCGACCGCATGATGTGCGGCTGCGGCGGACACCACGAACATTACGGCTTCGAGGTGCATATGGGCTACGCGACGGTCCGGCACCGGACCGCGATCGAGATGCATGGGCCAGTGGCAAGGCTGCACCGGGCCTCGTTCGCGCCGTTCAGGCTGGGCGGGGCGGAGGTGGTTGAGGAAGAGAGCTTGGCCGGGCTGGAGTAG
- a CDS encoding F0F1 ATP synthase subunit B, with product MDATSLATLWATIAMLIFLGAVVYLRVPGMLAKSLDARAAKISGELEEARKLREEAQQLLGQYQQKRREAEKEAADIVAAAKREAELLASEAAKKTEDYVARRTALAEQKISQAEREAVSEVRASAVDIAVEAARALLAAKVDVKAGADLFKSALDDVKAKLN from the coding sequence ATGGACGCCACATCACTCGCCACGCTTTGGGCAACCATTGCGATGCTCATCTTCTTGGGCGCTGTCGTCTACCTGAGGGTGCCGGGCATGCTCGCCAAGTCGCTCGACGCCCGCGCGGCCAAGATCAGCGGCGAGCTCGAGGAAGCGCGCAAGCTTCGTGAAGAGGCCCAGCAACTGCTCGGCCAGTATCAGCAGAAGCGCAGGGAAGCCGAGAAGGAGGCCGCCGACATCGTCGCCGCCGCCAAGCGCGAGGCTGAGCTGCTTGCTTCCGAAGCGGCCAAGAAGACCGAGGACTATGTCGCCCGGCGTACCGCGCTTGCCGAGCAGAAGATCAGCCAGGCCGAGCGCGAGGCCGTCAGCGAAGTGCGCGCCTCGGCCGTCGACATCGCCGTCGAGGCCGCCCGCGCGCTGCTCGCCGCCAAGGTTGACGTCAAGGCAGGCGCGGACCTGTTCAAGTCGGCGCTGGATGACGTCAAGGCCAAGCTGAACTAA
- a CDS encoding F0F1 ATP synthase subunit B — protein sequence MFVTSAYAQEAAPAAAEGDTHAGTAVPAAEHETFPPFDAKTFPSQILWLVITFGVFYLFLKRVVMPRLGGIIDVRNDRITQDLDHAARLKGEADAAVAAYEQELAEAKANANKIGQQANDAAKAQADGTRKKLEAELEKKLGEAEASIASIKAKAMKEVGTIAEDTTSAIVEALVGGKTDKSEIAAAVKSASR from the coding sequence ATGTTCGTGACATCTGCCTATGCGCAAGAAGCAGCGCCGGCCGCGGCCGAGGGCGATACGCATGCAGGCACCGCCGTGCCTGCCGCGGAGCATGAAACGTTCCCGCCGTTCGATGCCAAGACCTTCCCGTCGCAGATCCTGTGGCTGGTCATCACCTTCGGGGTCTTCTACCTGTTCCTGAAGCGGGTTGTGATGCCGCGTCTTGGCGGCATCATCGATGTCCGCAACGACCGCATCACCCAGGATCTCGACCATGCCGCAAGGCTGAAGGGTGAGGCGGACGCCGCGGTTGCCGCCTATGAGCAGGAACTGGCGGAGGCCAAGGCCAATGCCAACAAGATCGGCCAGCAGGCGAACGACGCCGCCAAGGCGCAAGCCGACGGTACGCGCAAGAAGCTCGAGGCCGAGCTCGAGAAGAAGCTTGGCGAGGCCGAGGCGAGCATCGCCTCGATCAAGGCCAAGGCGATGAAGGAAGTCGGCACGATCGCCGAGGACACCACGTCGGCCATCGTCGAGGCGCTTGTCGGCGGCAAGACCGACAAATCCGAGATCGCGGCCGCGGTCAAATCCGCGAGCCGGTGA
- a CDS encoding F0F1 ATP synthase subunit C: MDATAAAAIGAGIACIGMGGAGIGLGNIFGSYLSGALRNPSAADGQFGRLIFGFAVTEALGIFSLLIALLLVFK; the protein is encoded by the coding sequence ATGGACGCAACTGCAGCAGCTGCTATCGGCGCTGGTATCGCCTGCATCGGCATGGGCGGCGCGGGCATCGGCCTCGGCAACATATTCGGCAGCTACCTCTCGGGTGCGCTCCGCAACCCGTCGGCTGCCGACGGCCAGTTCGGCCGCCTGATCTTCGGCTTCGCCGTGACCGAAGCTCTGGGCATCTTCTCGCTCCTGATCGCTCTGCTCCTGGTCTTCAAGTAA
- a CDS encoding F0F1 ATP synthase subunit A encodes MAAADKVDPIHQFQIHPIIPLHIGGYDVSFTNSSLFMVVTIVLASAFLYMSTASRALIPGRLQSVSEMAYEFVGNMLRDAAGKQGMQFFPLVFSLFMFVLVANLIGLFPYFFTVTSHIIVTFTLAILVIGTVLVYGFAKHGFGFLKLFVPQGVPGYLLPLVVAIEIISFVSRPVSLSVRLFANMLAGHITLKVFSGFVVSLSAFGAVGIAGSVLPLAMAVALSALELLVAFLQAYVFAVLTCMYLNDALHPSH; translated from the coding sequence GTGGCTGCTGCTGACAAGGTCGATCCGATCCACCAGTTCCAGATCCATCCGATCATCCCGCTGCATATCGGCGGCTACGACGTCTCTTTCACCAACTCCTCCCTGTTCATGGTCGTGACGATCGTGCTGGCGTCGGCCTTCCTCTACATGAGCACGGCCAGCCGCGCGCTCATTCCGGGCCGCCTGCAGTCGGTGTCCGAGATGGCTTACGAATTCGTCGGCAACATGCTGCGCGACGCCGCCGGCAAGCAGGGCATGCAGTTCTTCCCGCTGGTGTTCTCGCTGTTCATGTTCGTGCTGGTCGCCAACCTGATCGGTCTGTTTCCTTATTTCTTCACCGTCACCAGCCACATCATCGTCACCTTCACGCTGGCAATCCTGGTCATCGGCACGGTCCTCGTCTACGGCTTCGCCAAGCACGGCTTCGGCTTCCTCAAGCTGTTCGTGCCGCAGGGCGTGCCGGGCTACCTTCTGCCGCTGGTGGTGGCGATCGAAATCATCTCCTTCGTCTCGCGCCCGGTCAGCCTCTCGGTTCGTCTTTTCGCCAACATGCTGGCCGGCCACATCACGCTCAAAGTGTTCTCGGGCTTCGTCGTCAGCCTGAGCGCGTTCGGCGCCGTCGGTATCGCCGGCTCGGTGCTGCCGCTTGCCATGGCCGTTGCACTCTCCGCGCTCGAACTGCTGGTCGCCTTCCTGCAGGCCTATGTGTTCGCGGTGCTGACCTGCATGTATCTGAACGACGCGCTGCATCCGAGCCACTGA
- a CDS encoding AtpZ/AtpI family protein, producing the protein MADKTGPDGTGETGRGRQPEATIRDDELERRRRSLEASLATRRTDRFEGKDEARAATGYGQALKLSSEFIAGVVVGVGLGWIIDRLAGTAPWGLIVGLLLGFGAGILNVLRSAGLASEFGQGGKPREPKE; encoded by the coding sequence ATGGCCGACAAAACCGGGCCAGACGGAACCGGAGAAACCGGCCGCGGCAGGCAGCCAGAAGCCACCATCCGCGACGACGAACTTGAGCGCCGCCGGCGTAGTCTTGAAGCATCGCTTGCGACGAGACGCACGGACCGGTTCGAGGGGAAAGACGAAGCGAGAGCTGCGACCGGTTACGGTCAGGCGCTGAAGCTGTCCAGCGAGTTCATCGCCGGAGTGGTGGTTGGTGTCGGCTTGGGCTGGATCATCGACCGCCTGGCGGGAACAGCGCCCTGGGGTCTGATCGTCGGCCTGTTGCTGGGCTTTGGCGCTGGTATACTCAATGTCCTGCGCTCGGCGGGACTTGCATCCGAATTCGGCCAGGGCGGCAAGCCGCGCGAGCCGAAAGAATGA
- a CDS encoding cell wall hydrolase, whose translation MHRRVSLRLAAAAVAKKRSFLPPLVLGLGIWIGFPSAVAYQDMASLISGLESSDTRWNAYIEKSAAGSVHAAEMPFVDSLTTGSLSGSGVDLPGVGTVAFRGKGNVAGATPDEDRVMRADKKGRLVKVAPVAPPKNFSAGSIFERTSSLLRPSMDSGLKLTFAKPGIKGKEVQIAQAFHLREDKKPDPALPAALVALVNNDKPDILATAYAQSAPDYAKASPFEALLQDDPNDGRFIPPMGKGDHSWIQNPLPASVFSQPEQACLAKGIYFEARSEPVRGQAAVAQVILNRVRNPAYPKTICGVVYQNDNWFNRCQFSFACDGRKKTITDQASYKTAQEVAMAVTAGKIFIPEVGSSTHYYANYVHPGWARAMHKMTRIGLHIFYRTYGGGWS comes from the coding sequence GTGCATCGACGCGTTTCATTGCGGCTTGCCGCCGCCGCCGTTGCGAAAAAACGTTCCTTTCTTCCTCCTTTGGTGCTCGGGCTCGGCATTTGGATCGGCTTTCCGTCGGCCGTCGCCTATCAGGATATGGCAAGCCTGATCTCCGGCCTGGAATCGTCCGACACCCGCTGGAACGCCTATATCGAGAAATCCGCCGCCGGCTCGGTGCATGCCGCCGAAATGCCGTTTGTCGATTCCCTCACCACCGGCTCGCTCTCCGGTTCCGGCGTCGATCTGCCGGGCGTCGGCACGGTGGCCTTTCGCGGCAAGGGCAATGTCGCAGGCGCCACGCCCGACGAAGACCGCGTCATGCGCGCCGACAAGAAGGGCCGTTTGGTCAAGGTGGCACCGGTCGCGCCGCCCAAGAATTTCAGCGCCGGCTCGATCTTCGAGCGCACCTCCTCGCTGCTTCGCCCGAGCATGGACAGCGGGCTGAAGCTCACCTTCGCCAAGCCCGGCATCAAGGGCAAGGAAGTCCAGATCGCCCAGGCCTTCCATCTTCGCGAGGACAAGAAGCCGGATCCGGCGCTGCCGGCGGCACTTGTCGCCCTCGTCAACAACGACAAGCCGGATATCCTCGCCACCGCCTATGCCCAGTCCGCGCCCGACTATGCCAAGGCCTCGCCCTTCGAGGCGCTGCTGCAGGACGATCCGAACGATGGCCGCTTCATCCCGCCGATGGGCAAGGGCGACCATTCGTGGATCCAGAACCCGCTGCCGGCAAGCGTCTTCTCCCAGCCAGAACAGGCGTGCCTCGCCAAGGGCATCTATTTCGAAGCGCGCAGCGAGCCCGTGCGCGGCCAGGCGGCGGTCGCCCAGGTGATCCTCAACCGCGTCCGCAATCCCGCCTATCCCAAGACGATCTGCGGCGTCGTCTACCAGAACGACAACTGGTTCAACCGCTGCCAGTTCTCCTTTGCCTGCGACGGCAGGAAGAAGACCATCACCGACCAGGCTTCCTACAAGACCGCCCAGGAGGTCGCCATGGCAGTGACCGCCGGTAAGATCTTCATTCCCGAGGTCGGCTCGTCGACGCATTACTACGCCAATTACGTCCATCCGGGCTGGGCGCGAGCCATGCACAAGATGACCAGGATCGGCCTGCATATCTTCTACCGCACCTATGGCGGCGGCTGGAGCTGA